In one window of Aphidius gifuensis isolate YNYX2018 linkage group LG4, ASM1490517v1, whole genome shotgun sequence DNA:
- the LOC122853919 gene encoding speckle-type POZ protein-like, translated as MAVVAKTATQNHVKLIKSNQDYVTGMETCKFAYKWIINNVECDQKKIKSPKFSSHYSDFNDEWILEMDPDAVLYSDGHWICEKFVSIQLQSTKFNSFNDTSQFQTECEIIVDDDINLEKLLLNKKLADVTIQVGQKSFRAIKSILAVRSPVFAAIFDHEQFKGNEKNEVVIEDIDEDVFKEFLHYIYTGETPNIDKMPIELFAVAEKYQVDCLKNICKEIIAYFLLIHMDNLPSDHNADLKNLKEHKEFINVVGLID; from the exons aTGGCAGTAGTTGCTAAAACAGCCACCCAAAATCACGTTAAACTTATAAAGTCAAACCAAGATTATGTTACTGGTATGGAAACTTGTAAATTTGCATATAAATGGATAATTAATAACGTCGAATGTgaccagaaaaaaattaaatcaccgAAATTTTCATCTCATTATTCTGACTTCAACGATGAATGGATTTTAGAGATGGATCCGGATGCAGTGCTATACTCCGATGGTCATTGGATATGtgaaaaatttgtttcaaTACAGTTGCAATCTACAAAATTCAATAGTTTCAATGATACTTCACAATTTCAAACAGAATGTGAAATAATTGTAGATGATGATATAA ACTTGGAAAaacttttgttaaataaaaaattagctgaTGTTACCATTCAAGTGGGTCAAAAATCATTTCGTGCGATTAAAAGCATTCTTGCAGTACGTAGTCCTGTTTTTGCTGCAATTTTTGATCATGAACAATTCAAAGGAAATGAAAAGAACGAAGTTGTCATTGAAGATATTGATGAAGatgtttttaaagaatttttacattatatttatactggtGAAACACCAAATATTGACAAAATGCCGATTGAATTATTTGCCGTTGCTGAAAAATATCAGgttgattgtttaaaaaatatttgtaaagaAATAATCG catattttttattgatacataTGGATAATTTACCAAGTGACCATAatgctgatttaaaaaatttaaaagaacacAAAGAATTCATAAATGTTGTTGGACTTATTGATTAA
- the LOC122855151 gene encoding probable RNA 3'-terminal phosphate cyclase-like protein — protein MITYRVSDFVKRRLLLSTFSGKSVTIKNIELNPDEPGAKESVMMLAPFCKHPIDMKLRGVTSDTTDPSVDKIESSGLPILKKFIIGDCDVDLTIKKRGAAPNSGGEVHFKCPVNRGLKRIQFEKCRLIQRIRGISCSIKVSPAIANRMVEAAKGVLLNFVPDV, from the exons ATGATAACATATAGAGTTTCTGATTTCGTAAAACGACGTTTACTACTTTCGACATTTTCTGGAAAATCAGTGACAATAAAGAACATTGAATTAAACCCTGATGAACCAGGTGCAAAAG aatCTGTTATGATGTTAGCACCATTTTGTAAACATCCAATTGATATGAAATTACGTGGTGTTACAAGTGACACAACTGATCCATCAGTTGACAAAATTGAAAGTTCTGGTTTaccaatattgaaaaaatttataattggtGATTGTGATGTTGACTTGACTATTAAAAAACGTGGTGCTGCACCAAATAGTGGTGGTGAAGTACATTTCAAATGTCCAGTTAATCGTGGTCTTAAAAGAATCCAATTTGAAAAGTGTAGATTGATTCAAAGAATAAGAGGCATATCATGTAGCATAAAAGTATCACCAGCAATTGCTAATCGTATGGTTGAAGCAGCAAAAGGTGTTTTACTTAATTTTGTTCCTGATGTTTAA